The stretch of DNA GCTTACCCCTGTCCATTGTATAGGTACAATTTAAAACTCAAAAAAGCAACATATAATTTAACTTTTTAGTAATGTTAAATTATATGTTACTTAATTATTTAATCAACAGACTTTAAAGATTCTACCATTTTAATATTTTTAAGTTTATAATACATTGTAAAGTTTACAAGTAATGCAAAGAACAATGTTAATCCTATAGAGTATATAAAACTTGAAAAATCAATTACTCTACCAAACATCATGTTATCCATTTCAACAGTAACCATAATAAATTTGTGTAATAATCCCCCAACTCCAAGACCTAATATTGTCCCAACTAAAGTTAAAATTATATTTTCCCTATAGATATAAGCCGATACTTCATTATCATAAAAACCTAAAACTTTAATAGTTGCAATTTCTCTCATTCTTTCACTTATATTAACATTAGTAAGATTATATAATACTACAAAAGCTAATGCTCCTGCTGATGCTATCATAATTAATACTACGTAATTTAAACTTTTAATAGTATCATCAAAACTTTTTTTAATAACAGAATTATAACTAACTCCTGTTATATGTGATTCTTTAGTAATATCTTTTGCTAAAATATCCTCTGCCTCTTTAGATGTATCTTTTAAAGAAGTAAATATTGAATTAAATTCAACTGTTGTTCTAAAAACTTCATTATAAATTTCAGGGGTAATATAAATATAATTAAAAGTATAATTTTCTGCTATAGCTGATATTCTGACAGTCCCCTTTTTATTATTACTATTTATAATGCTAATTTCATCTCCAATATTAGCTTTTATTTGTTTAGCTACCTTTTCTGAAATAACAACACCATCATTAGATAAAGTTATTGAATCTCCAGTTTTTCTATTTTTTAAGGATATAAAGGTTTTAAAATTATCTAAATCCTTTGGAACTATTAAATTTACATCTTTTTCCTGACTATCTTTAAAGTGTACCTTTCCATTTTCACTATTCACTTCTAAACAATTAATTATTCTTGAATCTTTAGATAAATTTAAATATGTCTCTTGTTTTTCTTTTAGGGTGGCTTTTTTATCTAAATTAATTACCATGTTATATTTAAAGATTTCACCAAACTGTTTAGATGCTATTGTTTCAATAGAATCTTTTATACCAAACCCAGTAAGAAGTAATGCTGTACATCCTGCTATTCCAAAAATGGTCATTAAAAATCTCTTTTTATATCTTAAGATATTTCTAATAGTTACCTTACCAATAAAATTTAGTTTATTCCAAATAAATGAAACTCTTTCCAATAATATTCTCTTACCTTCTTTAGGTGCTTTCGGTCTCATAAGAGTAGAGGGTGTTTCTATTAACTCCTTATAACATGCAAAAAATGCTGAAAGGGTTGTTACTAATATTGCTGTTAATGTTATTCCTAAAGAAATTGGAATATTAAATTCTAAAATAACCTTAGGTAAAGTGTACATAATTCCATATGCATCAAAAACTATTTTAGGGAATATAGTAAGTCCAATAGCTAACCCTAAGCTACTTCCTATTATACTTGCTAATAAAGCGTATATTATATATTTTGAAGCAATAAGGCCCTTTGAATAACCTAAAGCTTTTAACGTTCCTATATTCACCCTTTGTTCATCTACCATTCTAGTCATTGTAGTCAAACACACTAAAGCTGCTACCATAAAGAAGAATACTGGAAATACTTTTGCTAAAGCATCAATACTATTAGCAGAGTTTCCATAATCAATATAAGAAAAATGTGAATTTCTATCTAAAACAAACCATTCTGGCTTTTCTAATTCATTTAAAGCTTCCTCTCCATCTTTAATTTTACTTTCTGCTAATTTAATTTGTTCATCTAATAAGTTCTTAGATTTATTATATTCCTCTTCACCTTTTATAATTTCTCTATTTCCCTTTTCTATTTTTTCTCTTCCTAAGGAAAATTCCTTTTCTGCTGTTTCTCTTTTATCTTTTAACTTTATTTTCTCATTTTCTAGTTTGTCTCTAGAAGTTTTTAGTAATATTTCTTTATTATAAAGCTCTTCTTCACCTTTGGATAGATTATTTTTTTGTTCTTGAAGTAAATTTTGTGTGCTCTCTAATGTACTATTTAAATTTTCTAATGAAGTCTTAGTTGTTTTTAATTCATTCTCTAAAGTTAATCTCTCTTCCTCTGTAATTAGTGGATTTTTTAACTTCTCTTCCAAATTATCTATTTTAGTCTTTAAAGTTTTAGAATTATTTCCTAAATTCATTATTAAATTCTCTAATTTTAAGAATTCTTCTAAAGTTATTTTTTATTTTCATTAAATATATTTAATTCATATAGATAGTTTTTTTCTCCTTTAAGTAGCTCCTCTTCTGAAGACCTAATCTTTTCTTCACCTTTTGAGATGGATAAATTAAATTCTTTTTCGTTAATATCCAATTGTTCTTCAGATTTTTCAATCTCTAACTTTGATTCTTCTATTCTTTTTTTAGCTTTTTCAAGATCTTCATTAGCTAAAATCTTTTTCGTTTCAAGATCTTTTTTACTAGAATTTATTTTATCTTTACTCTCCTTTAAAACCTCATCATATCTTATTCCCGCTCTTACTTCCCCTAATTTTTCTACCTTTTCCTTTACACTATCTACAATATCAAAATACTCTGTATTATAACTATTAACATTTTTAGCTCCTTCTATTGTAAGAAAAATTTCTGTATAAGCTTTACTTATAAAATCATCATTAGGAATCATAATGAAATTATTTACTTGACCATTTCCTATGTTAGATTTCCCTTTGTCATATGTTAAATAGTAGGGAGTTTCTACTACCCCAACTACTTTATACTCTGAAGTTTTTAATAAATCTAGTATATTAGTATCTAAACCAGATGCTAAAGTTATAGTAGTTCCTATTTCAATGTCTAAGGCATCCATCTTAGCTTTTTCAATTACACACTCTCCAGATTTTTCAGGATATCTCCCTTGAACAATATGTACTCTATTAATATAATCTAAATTATCACTTTCTAATTTATCTGTTGGTAATCCATGGACCTTTAATACATATTCTTTTGAATTTATAGTTGTTAAAGCATCCATTGAATACGTAGGAAAAACTCCCTGAACACCTTCTATTTCCTTTAAAGCCCTGGAATCATCATCTGTTAATCCAAGAGTAGATAATAATCTAATATCCATGAGGTTATAATCATCAAAATATTTATCAGCTGTTTTTTTCATATCAACAGGTGAAATTTTAACTCCTGAAAAAAAAGCTACTCCTAAAGCTACAATTGCAATTATTGATATAAATCTTCCCTTAGATTTTCTTATATCTCTAAATATATCTTTGTTAAATGCACTTTTTTTCACTACCACTCAATCCTTTCTACTGGCATTGGATTTTCATTAATAGTAATACTTTCTATTCTACCATTCTTCACTTTTATTATTTTATCTCCCATTGGAGTTAAAGCTAAATTATGTGTGATTATTACCACAGTCATCCCTATTTTTTTACAGGTATCTTGTAATAATTTCAAAATTGCTTTTCCTGTATTGTAGTCTAAAGCACCTGTTGGCTCATCACATAAAAGAAGTTTTGGATTTTTAGCAAGTGCTCTTGCAATAGCTACCCTTTGTTGTTCTCCTCCTGAAAGCTGAGCTGGAAAATTATTTTTTCTATGTGATAAACCCACAGCATCTAAAGTTTCACTTATATCAAGAGAATCTTTACATATTTGAGTTGCTAATTCTACATTTTCTAAAGCTGTTAAATTTTGTACTAAATTATAAAATTGAAATACAAATCCTATATCGTACCTTCTATAAGTTATTAACTCCCTTGAAGAATACTTACTAATATCTTTTCCATCTACAATTACTTTTCCACTAGATACTGTATCCATTCCCCCTAATATATTTAATACAGTACTTTTTCCTGCTCCACTAGCACCAGCTACAACTACAAATTCTCCCTTATTAATATCAAAGTTAACTCCATTTAAAGCCTTAATTTCCACTTCTCCCATTTTATAGATTTTTTTTACATCTATAAATTCAATGTATTTACTCAAATTTAATCCTCATATTATATTAATTTGTAGTTAATTACTCTTATTATTTACTTATCTTTTCATTTATTATTATACATATTGATATTACTATTAACAATAAATTAAAGTAAAAAGAAGCTACTATTTTTACTAGTAACTTCTAATTTTTAATCTTTTTATTAAATTTATTTAATCCATTAAAGGTTGGCTCTATTCCCTTCTTTAAACAGTCCTCTACATAATTTATCAATACATATATACTCATAAATCCCTCTCCTTAAATCTGATTTACTTATATATATGTACGTAAATTTCATGTTATAACTAGTAAGTTAAAGAAATTTACATATTATAATTTTTTATCTTCTATATTATATAAATATTTATCTATATCATTAATAATATTTTCCATACACCCCTCTTTAAATGGTGAGTTAAGATTTGCAATCTTAACTAATTCTAAAAATGATTTAGTGCCACCTTCTTTACATAAAGATATATAATCTTTCCATGCTATATCTTTATCTTCCTTCATCTTTTTCCAAAATTGTAATGCACATATTTCAGCTAATGTATAATCTATATAGTAAAATGGAACTTCAAAAATATGACCTTGTTTAAACCAGTAAGTCCCTTTATCTAAAAATAAGTTTTCACTATAATCTTTATAAGGCAAATACTTTCTTTCTATTTTTCTCCATGCAGCTTTTCTCTCTTCTTTCGTTGCTGTATAATTTTCATAAACATAATGTTGGAATTCATCTACAGCAACTCCATAAGGAATAAAGGTTAATGCACTTTGTAAATGAGTAAATTTATATTTTTCTGTATCTTCTTTAAAGAACAATTCCATCCATGGCCAAGTTAAAAACTCCATACTCATTGAATGAATTTCGGCACTTTCATTAGTAGGCCAGATAACTTCTGGAGTTTTTATCCATCTAGATAAGTAAACTTGGAATGCATGTCCAGCTTCATGTGTCAATACATCTACATCTCCTGATGTTTTATTAAAATTAGCAAATATAAATGGTGATTTATAATCAGCTATATAGGTACAATAACCTCCTGCTGATTTATTCTTTTTACTTTCTAAATCAAGTAGCTTGTTATTTACCATAAAACTAAAAAATTCTTTAGTTTCTTTTGAAAGTTCAGAATACATTTTAGATGCTTTATCTAGCATCCATTCTTTATTACCTTTAGGAATAGCATTTCCTGATAAAAAGTTTATAGATAAATCATAATAATTAAGTTCTTTTAACCCTAATCTTTCTTTTTGTTTTTTAAAGGCTTTATTTGCTATAGGTACAATATATTTCTCTACTTGCTTTCTAAAAGTATTTACCATATCTTTATTATAATCTGTTCTAGACATTCTTATATATCCAAGTTCTATAAAATTCTTATACCCAAGTTTTTTAGCAATTTTAGTTCTTACTTTAACTAATGAATCATATATTTCATCAAATTTATTTTCATTTTCTTCAAAGAAACCCCAAAGTTTTTCTGATGCTTCTTTTCTTATATTCCTATCTAAATCCTCTGTATATTTACCTATAGAAGATATATTTAATTCCTCACCATTATAAATTATTTTAGCTGATGCAATTAATTTACCATATTCAGTTACAAGCCTGTTTTCCTCTTTTAAATCATCTATAATTTCAGATGAAAAACTCTTTAATTTAAGATCAATTAATTTTATAAATTGCTCTCCATATCTATCTATAAAAATTTTTTTAAACCTTGAGTTATTTATAAATTTAAAAAAGGCATTATCTACTTCTGAATAAAGAGGACCATTTTCATCAAAGTATTCTTGTTCTTTATCATAAAATTCATCTTTTGTATTTATAGTATGTCTAATATAACTTAAGTTAAACATTGTATCGTAATTGCTTCTTAGCTTTTCTATATTTTCTAATTTAATTTCAATTTCTTTAAAATCCCCAGCTATTTCCATTTCACTAATTGATTTTAATATAGTATTTTTATATACTTCAAAATTTGGTCTTTCATATTTATATTCTGAAAACATAATTATCCCCTCACTTATTTTTTATAATATCTTTAATTATACACTAATTTTATAATTAGAAAATATTTGTAATACTTTTTTAAATATTATTTATATAACTCTATAAGTCTGTTTAATTTACTCTCAAGCTCTAATATACTTATATATTTTGATTCTCTAAAACTTTCTTTGCCATCAATAAAAAATATAATAGCTGGCAACATAAATAAATTTAATTGTGCAGATACCTCTAATGATTTATCTGCTTTAACCTCTGAAATTTGAATACATTCAAATTTATTTACTAAAGATTCTATTTTAGGTTTTAATGCCTGACAGGCCGTGCAGGTATTAGTACTAAAATATATACAACTTAAAGAGTTTTTATTTATAAATTCTTTTAATTCCTTCATATTATTTAAAACATTCATTATATTCTCCTCTTTTCCTTTTTAAACAGTTATCTAATCTTAGTATATATAATTTTAAAAAAGATACTCATAGATAAAAGCACCTACTTTTAACTAAGTAAGTGCCTTTATAAAATCTTTTTCAATACTTCTTTATACAGTTCTCTGAGCGTTATATTTTTAAGATTTAAACCTAATTCTTCATCTTTATAATCTAATAGCCCTACATCAGGCAAACAATTTTTTTCTTCTATATTATTAAACAATTCTTTAACATTAGATATTTCAATATTATCTGGGAGAACTTCATTCTTTCTAGTGTTTGTTAATACCGTATACTTATAAGGTACCTCATATTCATCAGTATAATGTCTCTCAGTATTAAAATTTAGAGTTATGCAAGAATCCAATATCTTATTATCACAAACATAATCAAATGTAATATTATCTACTTGTCTTCCCATAAAAGTTCTCCTCCTTTAATAAAGCTCACAAAATAGAAAAGGTATATTATTACATAAAATAAAATGTCTACGTAAATGATTTAAAAATAATTTACAAGACAGCTCCTTGTTTTCTAGAGCTTCATATGCTTACTACGCCTAAATTTCAATTGGATATTATTAGTATTTTTATAAGACATAATAATTCTTGTAATAGTTGATACAAATATTATTCCTAAAGCAAGAGCCCCAGCAGATGCTAAAGTGTTTATTCCTGTTTCTAAGGATTTCATAATGTCACCTGTTATGGCTTCTACCATTGTATAATACATTCCACCTCCAGGAACCAAAGGAATAAGAGCACATACTATAAAAGTTGTAACAGGTGTTTTTAATATTCTTGCATATACTTCTGAAAAAATACTGATACTAATTGCAGCAATAAATAATGCTGATACTTGGGATAATCCTGCCATTAAAATTAATTTATATACAAACCATCCTATAGCACCATCAATTCCAGCAAAAATAAGTTTTTTTCCTTTAATATTAAATAATATTCCAAAGCCTATAGTAGCTACAAACGCCGCTAATGTTTCCCCTAACATTCTTATATTCCTCCAAATATATTAATCCACAAACTTAAAATAGTACCAGTTCCTATAGCTATTGCTATTGCTGTTAAAAAAGCATCTGTACCTCTTGCCAAGCCTGAAACTAAGTCCCCAGCTACAGTATCTCTTATTGCATTAGTTATAGAAAGACCAGGTACAAGAAGCATTATAGAACCTATAATTACTTTATCCATATCTTCTGCTAGCCCAATTTTTATAGATAATATCGCAAAAAGTGCTAAAACTCCTGCTGATATACTATTTATAAAAAATTGATTTATTTTCACTTCACTTCCTCTTATAGTTACATACTTAACTATAAGAGCTATTAAAAAAGCTGATATAGCATCTCTAAAAGAACCACCAAATAAAAATACAAAGCCAAAAGCTCCTAATGCTGAAAATAAAAGAGTAGTTTTAAAAGAATACCTTTCAGCATTCTCTATATATTTTAATCTACCTTCCAATTCTTTTAAAGATAACTGTTCTAATTGTATGGTTCTTGATAAATCATTCACTCTATCTATTTTATGCAAATCAACTGATATACCTGATATTCTTCTAACTAATGAAGAGGTTTTGCCATTACTATATACAGATACTATTATTACAGTTGGTGTTGCATAACTATCTGCTTCTTCTACCCCATAATTTTTACATATTCTATCTATAGTTTCCTCTACTCTATAGGTTTCTGCTCCACTTTCCAACATAATTTTTCCGGCATACATGGCCACATATAGTATTTCATTTATATCCATTAAATAGCCACTCCTTATTCGAAATTATAACTTAATTTTTTGATTCTATTTATTATACATTTAATAATAAATACTTGTCCATAACTAAGATATAAACTTTCTAAATAAAATTATATACCAAATATAACATTATTTAACTATTACATTAACTTTGTTGTTTTTTATTCCAATTACACTCATATTATTATAAATATATTCTTTAATTATAGAAATTGCTTCCTTTGATATCAATTCTCCTGGACAAATTAAAGGTATTCCTGGTGGATATGGAACTATTGCTTCATTGCATATTCTTCCCTCTGCTTCTTCTAAATTTATATTTTCAAATTTTTCATTAAAAACTTCATAGGGCTGCATAACCCTTTTAGGGTTTAAGCTATATTGTTTATTAAAAGTATTTCCATCATATATTGAAGTTAAATCTAAAGATTCTATAGCTTTAAATATGGATATAAAGTCTTCCTCATTATTAAAAGGAGATAATATTAATACTACCCCTGAATTAAAGCTCATTTCTGATTGAATTTTACATTTTCTTAAATACTCTAGAAGTTTATGACCATTATATTCACTAGGAATTGTGATAACATATCTACTTTTATCAATATCATAATCCTTTGGTAAATCCTTTTTATCTATTATATGAACCTTATTTAAAGAATTTATATTTTTTTTCCACTTCTCTGCTAAATTTATAAGTTTTTCATAATCTTCTTTTCCGTAATTATCTAAATAATATCGTCCATAATCTAAAGATGCCATAATTAGATATGATGGTGATGTAGTTGTAAAAGCTTTTAAATAAAATTCTAAACTTTCATCTTCATCATTTACTAAAAGATAGGCACCTTGTGTTAATGAAGGTAGTGTCTTATGTGCACTTAAAACCATATAATTACATAAATTCACTATAGATTTAGGCAATTTATTATTTACTCCAAAATGTGCTCCATGTGCTCCGTCTATAATTATTTTTAGCCCTATATTTTTTAAATCTTTTAAAATATTTTCTAAATCATAAGTAATACCGAAGTAATTAGGATATGTTAAGATTATCCCTTTAGGATTTTCGCATTGTTTTAATGATTTATATATATTATTACTATTAGGTGGCATGAAAATACCATGTTTTTCATCTATTATTGCTTCAATGTATTTAACTTTAAGTTTTCTTAATATAAGTCCGTTATAAATTGATTTATGACAGTTTCTTTCAACTAAAACTTCATCACCTTCATTAAAAGCTGAAAATATAGCTGAAAGATTTCCACTTGAACTTCCATTTACTAAAAAATAACCTTTTTCAGCTCCATAAGTTTTGCTAAGTAACTCTTGAGCTTCTTTAATAATTCCTTCAGGATAATGAAGATTATCTAAGGGATCTACTTCTGTTATATCTAAAAATCCCAATTTCTTCGCAAAGTTTTCACCTACTTCATCTCTTAAAAAACCTTTTCCACATTTATTTCCTGGCATAGATAATATTAAGTTATTCTCTTCATTATATTTTATAACTTCACTTAATAAAGGTAATTTATTTTTCAATAGTTATTGCTCCTTATCTTTAAATTTATTTTTATTATAAAATAAAGGAATGAAAAATAATTCATTCCTTTATTTACCTAGTATAATCTCTGTAGAAGGATTCTTTAATACCTTTTTTGCAATATCAATTACAAAATCTAACTCTAAATCCTCTAAGTTAATAATTTCATCTAAATATCTATTAAAATCACCAAACATTGTTCCGTAAGTTGAGAGTTCTTTAGCTAAAATTATATTTTGTTCTTCTCTAAATAATCTTTTTAATTTTATTCCCTTAATAAGTCTATACTTATCATCTTTATTTAATATAGATTTTAAATTATCTATATTATCAATACATTCATTTATTAATTTTAATGTATAATCTAAGTTTTCTTTTGAGGTGCTAAAATTTATTTTATATAATTTTATATGGCTTTCTAAAGATATTTTTGTAATTATATCATAAATAAGACCATTTTTAGTTCTTAATGTATCATAAAGAATAGAGTTAACACCTTTTCCAAAATACTCATCAAATATAATTAAAGCTTTTATCTCTTTTGGTGTTAATTTATGGATAGGATAGATAATCTCTACCTTACATGTATTTACACCTTCTCTATAGTCATAAAAAACTCCACCCTTAGGTGCTTCATATTCTATATTTTCTTTAATTACTTTCTTATCTTCCCAAATAGAAAACTCTTCTTCTATTATATTTTTAATATCTTCAAAGTCTAAAGATGAAATTACTGCAATTGAAGTGTTACTTGGAATGTAATATTTAGCATAAAAATCCTTTATATCTTCTAAGGTCATTTCTTTTAAAGTTTTTATAGTGCCTATAATAGGATTTTTTATTCTTCTATAATTAAATGAATTAAGAAAAAGTTTATCTTCTACATATTGCTCTAAATCTTCATCCCATTCATTAAGCTCTTCAATTATAACTTGCATCTCTTCTTTAAATCCATCTTCTTTAAAGGTAGGATTAACAATTATGTCTTTAAATAAAGCTAACCCCTCTTTAAAGTCTTCGCTTAAAAGAGTCCCATAATAAATTACATATGGATAATTTGTCATAGCATTTTGAAATCCAAATACATTGCTTAAATCTTTATTTATTTCAGATTCACTTCTATTTTTAGTTCCTTTATAAACCATATGTTCAGTTGCATGAGCTACTCCTAGTTTTTCTCCATCCATAATAGCCCCTGCATCTAAAGAAATAGAAATAGACGTTAAGCTTGATGTAGTCTTTTTATATACTAACTTAATATTATTTTTTAGGATATACTCTTTCAAAATATACCTCCTAAATTTTATTATTCAGCTTTTAAAGCAATAGCACATTCAATTCTCTTCTTTTGCATTTTACAACCAATTTCATATGGAATTTTCATATCTCCATTAAAGTTAAAGTTGTTAGCTTGGCATCCACCACTACAATAGAATCTAGCCCAACATTCTCTACATTTTGGTTTGTTGTAGATGTGAGCTTTTTTAAATTCTTTTCCAAGATTTGTATTGTAAGTATCATCATATATAGTTCCAAGTTTAAATTCATCTTTTCCTACAAATTGATGACATGGATAAACATCTCCTTGTGGTGTTATCGCAACATATTCAAATCCTGCACCACAACCTGATATTCTCTTATATACACAAGGACCACCATTTAAACTTATATTGAAATGGTAGAAATTAAATTCATCCTTTGATTCTTTCTTTCTTCTAGCCATTTCTTCATATAGCTTATCATAGTTTTCAAAAATTTCATTTAAATCTTCTTCTCTTAAAGCAAGATGATGTCCATTTTCTAAAACTACTGGTTCTATTGATATTTCTCTAAACCCTTCATTAATCATAGCCATTACATCTTCATAAAAATCTGTATTAGCTCTAGTAAATGTTCCTCTTACATAATAAGTTTTTCCTTCTGTTCTCTTTTTAATCATCTTCTTTATATTAGGAATAATGTCATCATATGATCCGCTACCATCTACTTTAATTCTAACATTATCATTTACGCACTTTCTTCCATCTAATGAAAGTATTATATTTCCCATTTCTTTATCCATATATTCCATCATTTCATCATTTAGAAGGGTTGCATTTGTTGTCATAGTAAATCTTATATTTTTATTCCATTCTTTTTCATGATCTCTTGCATATTTAATGATACCTTTAATTGTATCCATTAT from Clostridium chauvoei encodes:
- the scfB gene encoding thioether cross-link-forming SCIFF peptide maturase, producing the protein MALIHKFKQGENFFVLDVNTGAVHIVDELVYDLVDEDKMRDKEDLIAEFKEKYGEDVISEAYDEIIELIDEDILYSRDNYEDIAHSSMDDRDYIKAVCLNIIHGCNLRCKYCFADEGEYHGNKGVMSLETAKKAIDYVVKRSGPRRNIEIDLFGGEPTMIMDTIKGIIKYARDHEKEWNKNIRFTMTTNATLLNDEMMEYMDKEMGNIILSLDGRKCVNDNVRIKVDGSGSYDDIIPNIKKMIKKRTEGKTYYVRGTFTRANTDFYEDVMAMINEGFREISIEPVVLENGHHLALREEDLNEIFENYDKLYEEMARRKKESKDEFNFYHFNISLNGGPCVYKRISGCGAGFEYVAITPQGDVYPCHQFVGKDEFKLGTIYDDTYNTNLGKEFKKAHIYNKPKCRECWARFYCSGGCQANNFNFNGDMKIPYEIGCKMQKKRIECAIALKAE